Proteins encoded within one genomic window of Anastrepha ludens isolate Willacy chromosome 4, idAnaLude1.1, whole genome shotgun sequence:
- the LOC128861257 gene encoding uncharacterized protein LOC128861257, producing the protein MGKKKKSNRRGRLRPHYRGKPLWELLDNLPDHGVGRLIVRGSCKQMEDYPSYMRILNVDMSSKGPHRKKQNKIKIAVEVQRIWRGVIFPRSVNICSTSHLHDFKLVPKDEEEKYLKHTKTAGEVGYHYWTAGQKKRIKALIAQGLTPYEAKQKELERIALEQAEAAERAGVEPSKEPVPKIDPSNFADNFDDVEDEGETEGSVDSDDIPEEKKKNKGQNMNDFSEEFINQRNFENFSPEQKLRIEKMIQNGMDADTAKQLEWERQVAFEAAASNGCNESNAGPSTGSKRSSSLTTNAPSAKLTKIG; encoded by the exons AtgggaaagaaaaagaaaagtaaccGAAGAGGGAGGCTAAGGCCGCATTATCGTGGAAAACCCCTGTGGGAGCTTTTAGATAATTTACCAGATCATGGTGTCGGCCGGCTAATAGTTCGAGGATCCTGTAAACAGATGGAAGATTACCCGAGCTATATGCGTATTCTGAATGTGGATATGTCGTCAAAAGGT CCTCATAGGAAAAagcagaacaaaataaaaattgcagtcGAAGTGCAAAGAATCTGGCGCGGTGTAATTTTTCCTCGATCGGTTAATATCTGCAGTACAAGCCATTTGCATGATTTCAAATTGGTACCTAAAGACgaggaagaaaaatatttaaaacatacgAAGACAGCAGGTGAAGTGGGTTATCACTATTGGACTGCGGGCCAAAAGAAACGAATAAAAGCGTTGATAGCGCAGGGCTTGACTCCATATGAAGCTAAGCAGAAGGAATTAGAAAGGATCGCCCTAGAGCAAGCTGAAGCTGCAGAACGCGCTGGTGTTGAACCAAGTAAAGAACCAGTTCCTAAAATTGATCCAAGTAATTTCGCTGATAATTTCGACGACGTTGAGGACGAAGGAGAAACTGAAGGGTCTGTTGATTCAGATGATATACCTgaggagaaaaagaaaaataaagggCAAAATATGAATGACTTCAGtgaagaatttataaatcaaaggaattttgaaaatttttcaccaGAACAAAAACTCAGGATAGAAAAAATGATACAAAATGGCATGGATGCCGATACAGCAAAACAATTAGAATGGGAGAGACAAGTAGCTTTTGAAGCCGCAGCTTCCAATGGATGTAATGAATCAAATGCTGGTCCGAGTACAGGATCAAAAAGGTCCTCGTCTCTTACTACAAATGCGCCGAgtgcaaaattaacaaaaattggctga
- the LOC128859598 gene encoding uncharacterized protein LOC128859598, whose translation MLITEFAANMIKCNTALPLLLLALCCSTTIGRLNKRSGYHYKTPVGPPHGPVHGYYESSNTLHPHELPSGPSHEVPSSSYYDYKPSSQSAHAHGSSGGGGGGGKSGYSIGSGLRSIAQGSANQAYTAVANQHAAAKQAAFIAKNTLAQAASQAAATAQAALAGKQVILQELEQQAAEAQRSLSRELEQLKSAKVASQLAQQTAQAANHHISVLTAAVNNAKSVADQAEQASNEVANQLASQSSMVGQAKSRAEQVEEQLKQARVDFEATKEAALKAASSAAEAQVNASKAAAHATIGLHDSTNHNPPSAEADDSSYDIETTGMGHEIQYDAHDVHRQ comes from the exons ATGCTCATTACTGAATTTGCAGCAAACATGATCAAGTGCAACACCGCATTACCGCTACTTCTATTGG CACTCTGTTGTTCTACAACAATTGGTCGTCTCAATAAACGCAGCGGTTATCACTACAAAACGCCAGTTGGACCACCACACGGACCTGTACATGGATATTACGAGAGTAGCAATACCCTGCACCCACACGAGTTGCCTTCAGGTCCATCACATGAGGTACCGAGCAGCTCCTATTACGATTACAAACCCTCCTCCCAAAGTGCTCACGCGCATGGTAgcagtggtggtggtggtggtggtggcaagTCAGGTTACAGCATTGGCAGTGGTTTGCGTTCCATCGCGCAAGGTTCAGCGAATCAGGCATACACCGCTGTTGCCAATCAACATGCCGCCGCCAAACAGGCAGCTTTTATAGCTAAAAATACATTGGCGCAGGCTGCCTCGCAAGCGGCGGCCACCGCACAGGCAGCACTGGCCGGCAAACAAGTGATTCTTCAAGAATTAGAACAACAGGCAGCCGAAGCTCAGCGTTCGCTCTCGCGTGAATTGGAGCAATTGAAGTCAGCTAAAGTTGCTTCTCAGTTAGCGCAGCAAACAGCTCAAGCTGCTAATCATCATATTTCAGTGTTAACAGCAGCCGTAAACAATGCAAAATCGGTAGCTGACCAGGCTGAGCAGGCTTCGAACGAGGTGGCGAATCAATTGGCTTCACAATCGTCAATGGTCGGTCAGGCAAAAAGTCGTGCCGAGCAGGTGGAGGAACAACTGAAACAGGCGCGTGTCGATTTCGAGGCTACGAAGGAAGCGGCGCTAAAAGCCGCTTCTTCTGCCGCCGAGGCTCAAGTGAATGCATCGAAGGCGGCCGCACATGCCACTATCGGCTTGCATGATAGCACCAATCACAATCCTCCCAGCGCGGAAGCTGATGACTCGTCGTACGATATTGAGACCACTGGCATGGGTCACGAAATACAATATGATGCGCATGACGTTCATCGGCAATGA
- the LOC128861402 gene encoding uncharacterized protein LOC128861402 isoform X2, translating into MRLTHRLAIMAAILLAGCSISYAQESAWGGGWEPAKESMLSRRGAESDKADPAAVQPAEVEGRNYGVNEAIYSNDTNVDINAVIDQIINSRREGRILGEYDQVYADGNIDQALQQGDHMQARNLIRDKLCGLGLMSCDVEEKRPYYSTIYAQGPPPPSFGGGPYGPAKPMPPPGHFNSRPPPSSSLNSFGPPRKVGYEGAYKPPYRPSGPGPVYNGPYLENPPPSAIGATFNKPPPGAIIYGSKPPGPVFNGNSDVPPPYAFENPGAEKIQASGSSQTNFYAHQSSSASASSSSKVVVGNLNAIPVPAPQGGLQQHVHHHFHHVEGADGVAGAQVPTVPIPIGGGQSINTDFSSLAQSSTAFTPQTQGGFTESNAFTAGYNGASQGGLLSQAAANSFGTYEKPSTELYKPSGGLGSFGNAATQGIYDPSNVNGVDTTGIYGQTAGANSFGQSGFGQSTNFGQSNNNFGQASGSYHSQNPDYYKKELQNFGGIGTSAGYNGLGNNLAGQYPAGYDTSRQQIVDCQCVPFNQCPAADRIGRKEDLILAIDPRNLGKDIEALGDETATNATVSETEDKKKEKKEEKKADEIKRSKREAQAEDKQSDEGAADLPLDAEGRAYYGNRPVEKTCRVSEVCCRRPLRPPPQQLGRCGTRNAAGITGRIKNPSYIDGDSEFGEYPWHVAILKKDPKESVYACGATLIDAQHVITAAHCIKSQNGFDLRARLGEWDVNHDVEFFPYIERDVVSVHIHPEYYAGTLDNDLAVLKLDHPVDFTKNPHISPACLPDKFSDFTGSRCWTTGWGKDAFGEHGKYQNILKEVDVPILSHHQCESQLRQTRLGYSYKLNPGFVCAGGEEGKDACKGDGGGPLVCERNGIWNVVGVVSWGIGCGQANVPGVYVRVSHYLDWIRQITQYYK; encoded by the exons ATGAGATTAACACATCGTCTGGCAATCATGGCCGCCATACTCTTGGCTGGCTGCTCAATCAGTTATGCACAGGAATCAGCGTGGGGCGGCGGTTGGGAACCCGCGAAGGAGTCAATGCTCAGCAGACGCGGCGCAGAGTCCGACAAAGCAGATCCCGCCGCAGTCCAACCTGCAGAGGTAGAGGGCCGTAATTATGGTGTAAATGAAGCTATCTATAGCAATGATACTAACGTCGACATCAATGCCGTCATCGATCAAATTATAAACTCCCGCCGCGAAGGCCGTATTTTAGGCGAATATGATCAAGTTTATGCCGATGGTAATATCGATCAGGCGCTGCAACAGGGCGACCACATGCAGGCACGCAATCTTATACGTGACAAACTTTGTGGATTGGGGCTGATGAGTTGTGATGTCGAAGAGAAGCGTCCTTACTATTCAACAATTTACGCGCAAGGTCCGCCACCGCCCTCGTTTGGTGGTGGTCCATATGGACCGGCCAAGCCAATGCCACCACCTGGCCATTTCAACAGTCGTCCGCCACCATCCTCGTCATTGAACTCTTTCGGTCCGCCACGTAAAGTTGGTTACGAAGGCGCTTACAAGCCACCTTATCGTCCATCTGGCCCAGGACCAGTGTATAATGGTCCTTATTTGGAAAATCCACCACCCTCTGCAATTGGCGCCACATTTAATAAACCTCCACCCGGTGCTATAATTTACGGCAGCAAACCACCAGGTCCCGTCTTCAACGGCAACTCCGACGTACCTCCTCCTTATGCCTTTGAAAATCCTGGCGCTGAGAAAATTCAAGCATCTGGCTCCTCACAAACCAATTTTTATGCACATCAGTCGTCCTCCGCTTCGGCATCCTCGTCTTCGAAAGTAGTTGTTGGCAATTTGAATGCCATTCCGGTGCCAGCTCCACAAGGCGGCTTACAACAGCACGTGCACCACCACTTCCATCACGTTGAGGGCGCTGACGGCGTCGCTGGTGCTCAGGTGCCAACTGTGCCAATACCAATTGGTGGTGGGCAATCGATTAATACTGACTTCTCATCACTTGCACAATCATCGACAGCCTTCACACCACAAACTCAAGGTGGTTTCACGGAATCCAATGCCTTTACAGCCGGTTATAATGGTGCTTCACAAGGAGGACTACTTTCGCAGGCGGCAGCCAATAGTTTCGGCACATATGAGAAACCCAGCACAGAACTCTACAAGCCTTCAGGCGGTTTAGGTAGTTTTGGCAATGCTGCTACTCAAGGGATTTATGACCCATCTAACGTTAATGGTGTTGACACTACAGGTATTTACGGACAAACAGCTGGCGCAAATAGCTTTGGCCAGAGTGGCTTCGGACAATCGACCAACTTTGGCCAGTCCAACAACAACTTCGGACAAGCCAGCGGCAGTTATCACAGCCAAAATCCCGACTATTACAAGAAGGAGTTACAAAACTTTGGGGGTATTGGTACCTCGGCTGGCTACAATGGCCTCGGAAACAATTTAGCAGGTCAATACCCAGCTGGATATGACACCTCACGTCAACAAATCGTCGATTGTCAATGTGTACCATTCAACCAGTGTCCGGCAGCCGATCGTATTGGACGCAAGGAAGACCTTATCTTAGCTATCGATCCACGTAATTTGGGCAAAGACATTGAAGCTTTGGGTGATGAGACAGCTACAAACGCCACTGTCAGTGAGACAGAagataagaaaaaagaaaagaaagaggaAAAGAAGGCGGACGAAATTAAACGCAGTAAGCGAGAGGCTCAAGCCGAAGATAAACAATCCGACGAGGGTGCAGCTGATCTGCCACTAGATGCCGAAGGG cgCGCTTACTACGGTAACCGCCCAGTTGAGAAAACCTGCCGCGTCAGTGAGGTCTGTTGCCGTCGTCCTCTACGCCCACCACCACAACAACTTGGACGTTGTGGTACACGCAACGCTGCTGGCATTACTGGTCGCATCAAGAACCCATCGTATATTGATGGAGACAGTGAATTCGGCGAATATCCATGGCACGTAGCCATCCTGAAAAAGGATCCCAAAGAGTCGGTTTACGCTTGTGGTGCCACACTGATAGATGCACAACACGTCATTACTGCCGCTCACTGCATTAAATC TCAAAACGGCTTTGACTTACGCGCCCGCCTCGGCGAATGGGATGTCAATCACGATGTGGAATTCTTCCCCTACATTGAACGCGACGTCGTCTCGGTACACATTCATCCCGAATACTACGCTGGTACTTTGGATAATGATTTAGCTGTGCTGAAACTTGATCATCCCGTGGACTTTACCAAGAATCCACACATCAGTCCCGCTTGCTTGCCAGACAAATTCTCCGACTTTACTGGCTCTCGCTGCTGGACCACTGGTTGGGGCAAAGATGCTTTCGGCGAACATGGCAAATACCAGAATATTCTCAAGGAGGTCGACGTGCCGATCTTGTCGCACCATCAATGCGAATCGCAATTGCGTCAAACGCGTCTTGGCTACAGTTACAAACTCAATCCCGGATTCGTTTGTGCAGGCGGTGAAGAAGGCAAGGATGCCTGCAAAGGTGATGGTGGCGGTCCATTGGTGTGCGAACGTAACGGCATCTGGAATGTGGTCGGCGTTGTATCCTGGGGTATCGGTTGCGGTCAAGCCAATGTACCCGGTGTGTATGTACGTGTTTCGCATTATTTGGATTGGATTCGTCAGATTACGCAATACTATAAATGA
- the LOC128861256 gene encoding uncharacterized protein LOC128861256 yields MAKKKKKSRGGRPGVHYRGKPLWELLENLPDYGVGRLIIRGSFQQKEDEPSYMRILEVDMASKAPDKRKKNKIRVPVKVQRIFRGIKYPRPVNICSTSYLYDFKLVPKDEEEKYISRTKTTNESGYYYRNTGEKKRIRALVAQGFTPYEAKQRELERQARQEAEAEERASVGPSKEPVPKVDQSNFTDQFDDVEDEGETEDSFDSDSIPEKKVQKKKNKGQNRNDFSKEFLKQQNFENFSPEQTLRIEKMIQNGMDADTAKQLEWERQIAFEAAAANGCNKSDAGPSRGSKRSSSLTTNAPNAKLTKIG; encoded by the exons AtggcaaagaaaaagaaaaagagccGAGGAGGGAGGCCAGGGGTGCATTATCGTGGAAAACCCCTTTGGGAGCTTTTAGAAAATTTACCCGATTATGGCGTTGGCCGGCTAATAATTCGTGGATCCTTTCAACAGAAGGAAGATGAACCGAGCTATATGCGAATTTTGGAGGTGGATATGGCCTCAAAAGCA CCGGAtaagagaaagaaaaataaaataagggtGCCAGTCAAGGTGCAAAGAATATTTCGCGGTATCAAGTATCCTCGACCGGTTAATATCTGCAGTACAAGCTATTTGTATGACTTCAAATTGGTACCTAAAgacgaagaagaaaaatatataagccGTACGAAGACAACAAATGAAAGTGGTTATTATTATCGTAATACGGGCGAAAAGAAACGAATAAGAGCGTTGGTAGCGCAGGGCTTTACTCCATATGAAGCTAAGCAGAGGGAATTAGAAAGGCAGGCCCGACAAGAAGCTGAAGCTGAAGAACGCGCTAGTGTTGGACCAAGTAAAGAACCGGTACCTAAAGTTGATCAAAGTAATTTCACTGATCAATTCGACGACGTTGAGGACGAAGGAGAAACTGAAGATTCATTCGATTCGGATTCTATACCTGAGAAGAAGgtgcagaaaaagaaaaataaaggacAAAATAGGAATGACTTCAGTAAAGAATTTCTAAAacaacagaattttgaaaatttttcaccaGAACAAACACTCAGGATAGAAAAAATGATACAAAATGGCATGGACGCCGATACAGCAAAACAATTAGAATGGGAGAGACAAATAGCTTTTGAAGCCGCAGCTGCCAATGGATGTAATAAATCAGATGCTGGTCCGAGTAGAGGGTCGAAAAGGTCCTCGTCTCTTACTACAAATGCGCCGaatgcaaaattaacaaaaattggctga
- the LOC128861258 gene encoding uncharacterized protein LOC128861258, translating to MSVIKYIGRTTDFRGKTLWEIVGNLRDFGVGRLVIRNKFQRYEEPCYMRILKVEVTPHDPAKDPIRKVAVTVEKTWRGVVSPNPVTIYRTSYKPDYELIPKEDEPKYINNTKKVTEKLLADKIEFPPLFREYIRQETGTQEPTMKVHHKKTHNKIVRLVTEGEKPTIECTMGLGTPASPKLYEGLL from the exons atgagtGTAATCAAATATATTGGCCGTACAACCGATTTTCGCGGCAAGACGCTGTGGGAGATAGTAGGAAATCTACGTGACTTCGGTGTTGGCCGGTTGGTAATACGTAACAAATTCCAACGATATGAAGAGCCCTGCTATATGCGTATACTTAAAGTAGAGGTTACACCACATGAC CCAGCAAAGGATCCTATACGTAAAGTTGCTGTAACGGTAGAAAAAACATGGCGTGGCGTAGTGAGTCCAAATCCAGTCACCATATACAGAACTAGTTACAAGCCAgactacgaacttattcccaaaGAAGATGAaccaaaatatattaacaacACGAAAAAAGTGACGGAGAAATTATTAGCAGACAAAATCGAATTTCCCCCACTGTTTCGTGAATATATTCGACAGGAGACTGGTACTCAGGAGCCTACAATGAAAGTCCATcacaaaaaaacacataataAAATAGTACGCTTAGTTACCGAAGGAGAAAAACCGACTATTGAATGCACAATGGGCTTAGGTACACCAGCGAGTCCGAAGCTATATGAAGGCTTGTTATAA
- the LOC128861402 gene encoding uncharacterized protein LOC128861402 isoform X1: MRLTHRLAIMAAILLAGCSISYAQESAWGGGWEPAKESMLSRRGAESDKADPAAVQPAEVEGRNYGVNEAIYSNDTNVDINAVIDQIINSRREGRILGEYDQVYADGNIDQALQQGDHMQARNLIRDKLCGLGLMSCDVEEKRPYYSTIYAQGPPPPSFGGGPYGPAKPMPPPGHFNSRPPPSSSLNSFGPPRKVGYEGAYKPPYRPSGPGPVYNGPYLENPPPSAIGATFNKPPPGAIIYGSKPPGPVFNGNSDVPPPYAFENPGAEKIQASGSSQTNFYAHQSSSASASSSSKVVVGNLNAIPVPAPQGGLQQHVHHHFHHVEGADGVAGAQVPTVPIPIGGGQSINTDFSSLAQSSTAFTPQTQGGFTESNAFTAGYNGASQGGLLSQAAANSFGTYEKPSTELYKPSGGLGSFGNAATQGIYDPSNVNGVDTTGIYGQTAGANSFGQSGFGQSTNFGQSNNNFGQASGSYHSQNPDYYKKELQNFGGIGTSAGYNGLGNNLAGQYPAGYDTSRQQIVDCQCVPFNQCPAADRIGRKEDLILAIDPRNLGKDIEALGDETATNATVSETEDKKKEKKEEKKADEIKRSKREAQAEDKQSDEGAADLPLDAEGRTGIPELAAFELIKRKILPTYGVSFGLPYPNGVGGYPANPQGDFHPAPNPNFGSIGPNGLNLGLLNVNPLVSVQVSKTEFGDKVVKPLVNLHVTPNANIFQKVGELFKSKPEYTHNTHYHHHDHYSSFEHDHHSHTFTAPGPIYGGTGPSATIIDVVPSKPIYEHHTTITAPANTIIDTGFLPQHQHHASQQFQHTSFGTTSTANYYPGPYAAVGEHSSYPSYNLANTGPDHFSGSISSGYGASGHGAGIYSESLAQSGYSTGFGASGHAGEIFTGEHYNAYEERSSNTSVTFKGPSEHGPKHQNINELHTRRGKGLRYEHNLRPIPTQAPGAAEGSDYVTFPRDRRRRDVVEHEEAAERKESVLARTVKAEQRAYYGNRPVEKTCRVSEVCCRRPLRPPPQQLGRCGTRNAAGITGRIKNPSYIDGDSEFGEYPWHVAILKKDPKESVYACGATLIDAQHVITAAHCIKSQNGFDLRARLGEWDVNHDVEFFPYIERDVVSVHIHPEYYAGTLDNDLAVLKLDHPVDFTKNPHISPACLPDKFSDFTGSRCWTTGWGKDAFGEHGKYQNILKEVDVPILSHHQCESQLRQTRLGYSYKLNPGFVCAGGEEGKDACKGDGGGPLVCERNGIWNVVGVVSWGIGCGQANVPGVYVRVSHYLDWIRQITQYYK; encoded by the exons ATGAGATTAACACATCGTCTGGCAATCATGGCCGCCATACTCTTGGCTGGCTGCTCAATCAGTTATGCACAGGAATCAGCGTGGGGCGGCGGTTGGGAACCCGCGAAGGAGTCAATGCTCAGCAGACGCGGCGCAGAGTCCGACAAAGCAGATCCCGCCGCAGTCCAACCTGCAGAGGTAGAGGGCCGTAATTATGGTGTAAATGAAGCTATCTATAGCAATGATACTAACGTCGACATCAATGCCGTCATCGATCAAATTATAAACTCCCGCCGCGAAGGCCGTATTTTAGGCGAATATGATCAAGTTTATGCCGATGGTAATATCGATCAGGCGCTGCAACAGGGCGACCACATGCAGGCACGCAATCTTATACGTGACAAACTTTGTGGATTGGGGCTGATGAGTTGTGATGTCGAAGAGAAGCGTCCTTACTATTCAACAATTTACGCGCAAGGTCCGCCACCGCCCTCGTTTGGTGGTGGTCCATATGGACCGGCCAAGCCAATGCCACCACCTGGCCATTTCAACAGTCGTCCGCCACCATCCTCGTCATTGAACTCTTTCGGTCCGCCACGTAAAGTTGGTTACGAAGGCGCTTACAAGCCACCTTATCGTCCATCTGGCCCAGGACCAGTGTATAATGGTCCTTATTTGGAAAATCCACCACCCTCTGCAATTGGCGCCACATTTAATAAACCTCCACCCGGTGCTATAATTTACGGCAGCAAACCACCAGGTCCCGTCTTCAACGGCAACTCCGACGTACCTCCTCCTTATGCCTTTGAAAATCCTGGCGCTGAGAAAATTCAAGCATCTGGCTCCTCACAAACCAATTTTTATGCACATCAGTCGTCCTCCGCTTCGGCATCCTCGTCTTCGAAAGTAGTTGTTGGCAATTTGAATGCCATTCCGGTGCCAGCTCCACAAGGCGGCTTACAACAGCACGTGCACCACCACTTCCATCACGTTGAGGGCGCTGACGGCGTCGCTGGTGCTCAGGTGCCAACTGTGCCAATACCAATTGGTGGTGGGCAATCGATTAATACTGACTTCTCATCACTTGCACAATCATCGACAGCCTTCACACCACAAACTCAAGGTGGTTTCACGGAATCCAATGCCTTTACAGCCGGTTATAATGGTGCTTCACAAGGAGGACTACTTTCGCAGGCGGCAGCCAATAGTTTCGGCACATATGAGAAACCCAGCACAGAACTCTACAAGCCTTCAGGCGGTTTAGGTAGTTTTGGCAATGCTGCTACTCAAGGGATTTATGACCCATCTAACGTTAATGGTGTTGACACTACAGGTATTTACGGACAAACAGCTGGCGCAAATAGCTTTGGCCAGAGTGGCTTCGGACAATCGACCAACTTTGGCCAGTCCAACAACAACTTCGGACAAGCCAGCGGCAGTTATCACAGCCAAAATCCCGACTATTACAAGAAGGAGTTACAAAACTTTGGGGGTATTGGTACCTCGGCTGGCTACAATGGCCTCGGAAACAATTTAGCAGGTCAATACCCAGCTGGATATGACACCTCACGTCAACAAATCGTCGATTGTCAATGTGTACCATTCAACCAGTGTCCGGCAGCCGATCGTATTGGACGCAAGGAAGACCTTATCTTAGCTATCGATCCACGTAATTTGGGCAAAGACATTGAAGCTTTGGGTGATGAGACAGCTACAAACGCCACTGTCAGTGAGACAGAagataagaaaaaagaaaagaaagaggaAAAGAAGGCGGACGAAATTAAACGCAGTAAGCGAGAGGCTCAAGCCGAAGATAAACAATCCGACGAGGGTGCAGCTGATCTGCCACTAGATGCCGAAGGG CGCACTGGCATACCAGAGCTCGCAGCCTTCGAGCTAATAAAGCGTAAAATTCTTCCCACTTACGGCGTATCATTTGGCTTGCCATACCCCAATGGTGTAGGTGGTTATCCTGCAAATCCACAAGGCGATTTTCATCCTGCACCGAATCCGAATTTTGGTTCAATAGGACCGAATGGCTTGAATCTAGGTCTTTTAAATGTAAACCCATTGGTCTCCGTACAGGTCAGCAAAACTGAGTTCGGTGACAAAGTGGTAAAACCACTGGTCAATCTTCATGTTACACCGAATGCCAATATCTTTCAAAAAGTCGGCGAATTATTCAAATCGAAACCCGAGTACACACACAATACACATTACCATCATCACGACCATTACAGTAGTTTTGAGCATGATCACCATTCGCATACTTTTACCGCACCTGGTCCCATTTACGGTGGCACAGGCCCCAGCGCCACGATCATCGATGTGGTGCCGAGCAAGCCGATATATGAACATCATACTACTATAACGGCACCGGCAAATACAATAATTGATACCGGGTTTCTCCCGCAGCATCAACATCATGCGAGTCAACAATTCCAACATACCTCTTTCGGTACAACATCCACGGCGAATTATTACCCAGGCCCTTATGCTGCGGTCGGCGAACATTCTTCATATCCTAGCTATAACTTGGCCAATACAGGCCCCGATCATTTCAGCGGTTCGATTTCAAGTGGGTATGGTGCGAGCGGTCATGGTGCTGGCATTTATAGTGAGAGCTTAGCACAATCAGGATACTCAACTGGCTTTGGCGCGAGCGGTCATGCTGGTGAGATTTTCACTGGCGAGCATTATAATGCGTATGAAGAGCGCAGTTCTAACACAAGCGTCACCTTTAAGGGGCCAAGTGAGCATGGTCCGAAACATCAAAATATTAACGAATTGCATACTCGCCGAGGTAAAGGATTGCGCTATGAGCATAATTTGCGCCCCATACCAACACAAGCGCCTGGTGCTGCTGAAGGTAGCGACTATGTGACATTTCCACGCGATCGTCGTCGACGCGATGTGGTTGAGCATGAGGAAGCTGCGGAACGTAAAGAGAGTGTTTTGGCACGAACGGTAAAGGCGGAACAG cgCGCTTACTACGGTAACCGCCCAGTTGAGAAAACCTGCCGCGTCAGTGAGGTCTGTTGCCGTCGTCCTCTACGCCCACCACCACAACAACTTGGACGTTGTGGTACACGCAACGCTGCTGGCATTACTGGTCGCATCAAGAACCCATCGTATATTGATGGAGACAGTGAATTCGGCGAATATCCATGGCACGTAGCCATCCTGAAAAAGGATCCCAAAGAGTCGGTTTACGCTTGTGGTGCCACACTGATAGATGCACAACACGTCATTACTGCCGCTCACTGCATTAAATC TCAAAACGGCTTTGACTTACGCGCCCGCCTCGGCGAATGGGATGTCAATCACGATGTGGAATTCTTCCCCTACATTGAACGCGACGTCGTCTCGGTACACATTCATCCCGAATACTACGCTGGTACTTTGGATAATGATTTAGCTGTGCTGAAACTTGATCATCCCGTGGACTTTACCAAGAATCCACACATCAGTCCCGCTTGCTTGCCAGACAAATTCTCCGACTTTACTGGCTCTCGCTGCTGGACCACTGGTTGGGGCAAAGATGCTTTCGGCGAACATGGCAAATACCAGAATATTCTCAAGGAGGTCGACGTGCCGATCTTGTCGCACCATCAATGCGAATCGCAATTGCGTCAAACGCGTCTTGGCTACAGTTACAAACTCAATCCCGGATTCGTTTGTGCAGGCGGTGAAGAAGGCAAGGATGCCTGCAAAGGTGATGGTGGCGGTCCATTGGTGTGCGAACGTAACGGCATCTGGAATGTGGTCGGCGTTGTATCCTGGGGTATCGGTTGCGGTCAAGCCAATGTACCCGGTGTGTATGTACGTGTTTCGCATTATTTGGATTGGATTCGTCAGATTACGCAATACTATAAATGA
- the LOC128861260 gene encoding uncharacterized protein LOC128861260: MRNVLLQCWQCVQKCKYGSTANASRSKTPFLYQTSRIICRKNFNTAAYYANMMSDENDYLSTSEVKLLLRVRLSMESECASGRRKKIFLQIVNKSINCITCHIGSVASAAITAHL; encoded by the exons atgcgcaacgtacttttgcagtgttggcaatgcgttcagaaatgcaaatatggcagtactgcaaatgcatcgcgttccaaaacgccatttttgtatcaaacgtcacgcattatttgcaggaaaaattttaatactgccgctTATTACGCTAATATGATGTCTGATGAGAA cgattatctaagtacatcggaagtaaagttgcttctcagagtccgactgagcatggaaagtgaatgtgcttcagggaggaggaaaaagatctttttgcaaatcgtcaacaaatctatcaattgcatcacttgtcacattggcagtgttgccagcgctgcaattactgcgcatttataa